From Paenibacillus sp. PK3_47, the proteins below share one genomic window:
- a CDS encoding ROK family transcriptional regulator, with amino-acid sequence MKVTGDQALVKKINKSLILHTIRTHSPVSRASLSSMTGLNKATVSNLVGELCSQELLTEAGPGESSGGRKPLMLHFNHMAGSVIGIELRVKQLTAVLCDLGGGILQEREALLDTHSLPYVLEQMKGMITELIAEAPPSPYGIVGIGVGVPGMVDENGVVLFAPNLGWEMVDLRGILENTFEVPVTIDNEANAGAQGELSFGAARGVRHLLYISAGSGIGSGIIIGGELYKGARGYAGETGHMTIEADGTPCSCGSRGCWELYASEKTYDNAGLSLPARTTPELVQYARNGQEDTLRHFASMGESLGIGVTNLINSFNPELIVIGGALSEAEPWLGGPLRKVVAERTLPYHKQQLEITFSRLGSRGTMIGAGFSAVMHFLGNIRVTL; translated from the coding sequence GTGAAAGTAACCGGTGATCAGGCGCTGGTCAAAAAAATCAACAAGTCGCTTATTTTACATACCATCCGTACCCATTCCCCTGTCTCACGGGCCTCACTCTCAAGTATGACCGGCCTCAACAAAGCCACTGTATCCAACCTTGTGGGCGAGCTGTGCAGCCAGGAGCTGCTGACCGAAGCAGGGCCCGGGGAATCCAGCGGCGGCCGCAAGCCGCTGATGCTGCACTTCAACCACATGGCCGGCAGTGTAATCGGTATAGAGCTGCGCGTCAAACAGCTGACTGCAGTCCTGTGCGATCTGGGGGGCGGTATTCTTCAGGAACGGGAGGCACTGCTGGACACGCACAGCCTCCCTTATGTGCTGGAGCAAATGAAAGGCATGATTACAGAGTTGATTGCAGAGGCTCCCCCTTCCCCTTATGGCATAGTGGGCATAGGTGTAGGGGTTCCGGGGATGGTTGACGAGAACGGGGTCGTGCTGTTCGCACCCAACTTAGGCTGGGAAATGGTCGATCTGCGGGGAATTCTGGAAAATACCTTTGAAGTGCCGGTGACCATCGACAACGAGGCCAATGCCGGAGCGCAGGGTGAGCTGAGCTTCGGCGCAGCCCGCGGCGTCCGCCATCTGCTGTACATCAGCGCAGGCTCCGGTATCGGTTCCGGAATCATTATCGGAGGCGAGCTGTACAAGGGGGCCCGCGGGTACGCAGGGGAAACGGGCCACATGACGATCGAAGCGGACGGAACACCCTGCAGCTGCGGCAGCCGCGGCTGCTGGGAGCTGTATGCGTCGGAAAAAACCTATGATAATGCCGGCCTCTCATTACCGGCACGCACAACGCCTGAGCTTGTACAGTATGCGCGGAACGGGCAGGAGGATACGCTTCGCCATTTCGCCTCTATGGGGGAATCTCTGGGGATCGGGGTGACGAACCTGATTAACAGCTTTAACCCGGAGCTGATCGTCATCGGGGGCGCCTTATCCGAGGCTGAGCCGTGGCTTGGCGGGCCGCTCCGGAAGGTCGTAGCCGAACGCACGCTGCCCTATCACAAACAGCAGCTGGAAATTACTTTTTCCAGGCTAGGCAGCCGCGGAACGATGATCGGCGCGGGCTTCTCGGCGGTGATGCATTTTCTCGGCAATATCCGCGTAACCCTGTAG
- a CDS encoding GNAT family N-acetyltransferase yields the protein MLISLKNYWDTEAVKALLAECMRAGEERVEEEVQSYLQDDSMRLFGSFVNGELAGLAGLCSSGEDLVIRHFVVKAKWRHKRLGSGMIEEIARAWGKGALKAETDHEAVVFYKKAGFSVTSLGEKYPGVERFQCILPLSRSEEASL from the coding sequence GTGTTAATCAGTCTGAAAAATTATTGGGATACCGAAGCCGTGAAAGCTCTGCTCGCTGAATGTATGCGGGCCGGAGAAGAGCGGGTAGAGGAGGAAGTGCAAAGCTATCTGCAGGATGATTCAATGAGGTTATTCGGAAGCTTCGTAAACGGCGAGCTGGCCGGCCTGGCCGGACTGTGCAGCTCCGGTGAGGATCTCGTGATCAGGCATTTTGTCGTCAAAGCCAAGTGGCGCCATAAACGGCTGGGAAGCGGGATGATTGAGGAGATTGCCCGGGCCTGGGGGAAAGGGGCCTTAAAGGCGGAGACTGACCATGAAGCCGTCGTATTCTATAAAAAGGCCGGGTTCAGCGTTACGAGCCTGGGAGAAAAATATCCGGGAGTAGAGAGATTCCAGTGCATTCTGCCGTTAAGCCGCTCCGAAGAGGCCAGCCTGTGA
- a CDS encoding glutaredoxin family protein, with amino-acid sequence MENVIVYTSTNCPHCRQVKSFLSEKGIPFEERNIEQNDDFAQQVWDMGMRAVPVTLIGDFKIVGMNKTQFAKALAAV; translated from the coding sequence ATGGAAAATGTAATTGTATATACGTCGACCAATTGTCCGCATTGCCGCCAGGTGAAAAGCTTCCTGAGCGAGAAGGGGATTCCCTTCGAAGAGCGCAATATTGAACAGAACGATGATTTTGCCCAGCAGGTCTGGGATATGGGGATGAGAGCTGTGCCTGTCACCCTGATCGGTGATTTCAAAATCGTAGGGATGAACAAAACACAATTCGCCAAAGCCCTGGCTGCGGTATAA
- the trxB gene encoding thioredoxin-disulfide reductase produces MYKSIIVGTGPAGLTAAIYLARANLNPLVIEGPQPGGQLTTTTEIENFPGFPEGIMGPELMDNMRKQAERFGAKFVTGWVNSVELGGRPFKLNVEGMGALTTDTLILSTGATAKYLGIPGEQDNIGRGVSTCATCDGFFFRGKEIIVVGGGDSALEEAGFLTRFASKVTLVHRRGELRASKIMQDRVRDNNKVSWSLNRTPIEVTSGERGVSGLKVLNNETGQEEFIEASGVFVAVGHHPNTAFLGGQITTDANGYIVTNPGTSETNIPGVFACGDVQDTRYRQAITAAGSGCMAAMDAEKYIESLEHSAVML; encoded by the coding sequence ATGTATAAATCCATTATTGTTGGTACCGGACCGGCCGGACTGACTGCTGCTATCTACCTGGCCCGTGCGAATCTGAATCCGCTGGTCATTGAAGGACCCCAACCCGGGGGCCAGCTCACCACGACTACGGAAATCGAGAACTTCCCCGGATTCCCTGAGGGCATTATGGGTCCTGAGCTGATGGATAATATGCGCAAGCAGGCTGAGCGTTTTGGAGCCAAATTCGTTACCGGATGGGTGAACAGCGTAGAGCTGGGCGGACGTCCGTTCAAGCTGAATGTGGAAGGAATGGGTGCGCTCACTACAGATACACTGATTCTGTCCACTGGCGCTACTGCCAAGTATCTGGGCATTCCCGGCGAACAGGATAACATCGGCCGCGGTGTCAGCACTTGTGCAACCTGCGACGGCTTTTTCTTCCGGGGCAAAGAGATCATCGTTGTCGGAGGCGGTGATTCCGCGCTTGAAGAGGCGGGCTTCCTGACCCGTTTTGCATCCAAAGTAACGCTGGTGCACCGCCGCGGTGAGCTGCGTGCTTCCAAGATCATGCAGGACCGTGTACGTGATAACAACAAAGTGAGCTGGAGCCTGAACCGTACGCCAATCGAAGTGACTTCAGGCGAGCGCGGTGTAAGCGGGCTGAAGGTGCTCAACAATGAGACCGGACAGGAAGAATTTATTGAGGCCAGCGGTGTATTCGTAGCGGTCGGCCATCACCCTAATACAGCCTTCCTGGGCGGACAGATCACTACGGATGCCAATGGGTATATCGTTACGAATCCAGGTACCTCCGAGACTAATATTCCGGGCGTGTTCGCATGCGGCGACGTGCAGGATACACGTTACAGACAGGCAATCACGGCTGCGGGCAGCGGCTGTATGGCGGCTATGGATGCCGAGAAATATATTGAAAGTCTGGAACACAGCGCAGTTATGCTGTAA
- a CDS encoding heavy metal translocating P-type ATPase has product MQGSIARQGGAQQPRIPEPRRFDPRAMLGNTEMQAALGSGLLMLIAWAVSGWSEVISVLLYVISYTLGGWIKAKEGVETLIKERELDVNLLMIAAALGAASIGYWNEGAMLIFIFALSGALESYTMERSTKDISALLALKPATAVRIEQGVMNEVEIGQLAPGDLLLVRPGELIPADGRVYRGESAVDQSSITGEPLPVDKMAGSEVYAGTVNGEGPLYVEVTTAAENTLFAKIIRMVEEAETEVPDSQRFIKRLESVYARVVVAATAGLIVLPPFLLGWSWSDTFYKAMVFLVVASPCALVSSIMPAMLSAISKSARKGILFKGGVHLENMAKVSVVAFDKTGTLTEGVPRVTDFIAGPGYNRHELLAASASVEALSRHPLAEAVVRLAEEEGAELRSVQESRAVTGWGIEGQIDGTLWRIGKTNILDEAEAGDAAEELEHWRTLRREFEEAGKTVSLILEGERIAGMIALEDTVRPQAADAVRKLQKLGLKVAMLTGDRAVAANAIAAQTGADYVFAGLLPEDKVTRIQALREQYGQVIMVGDGVNDAPALAAATVGMGMGMKGSGAALEIADVVLMNDNIEEIASTIALARRTQRIVKQNMIFAVTVIAALMISNFVQGIALPFGVVGHEGSTILVILNGLRLLR; this is encoded by the coding sequence ATGCAGGGATCCATCGCGCGCCAGGGCGGCGCGCAGCAGCCGCGTATCCCGGAGCCGCGCCGTTTTGATCCACGGGCCATGCTCGGCAATACTGAAATGCAGGCGGCTCTCGGCAGCGGGCTGCTGATGCTGATCGCCTGGGCTGTCAGCGGCTGGTCCGAAGTCATCTCGGTGCTGCTTTATGTGATTTCCTACACCCTAGGCGGCTGGATCAAAGCCAAGGAAGGCGTGGAGACACTTATTAAGGAACGCGAGCTCGACGTCAATCTGCTGATGATCGCGGCAGCACTGGGCGCAGCCTCCATCGGCTACTGGAATGAAGGAGCGATGCTGATCTTTATCTTCGCGCTGAGCGGAGCGCTGGAGAGCTACACGATGGAGCGCAGCACCAAGGATATTTCTGCGCTGCTCGCTTTGAAGCCTGCCACTGCAGTACGGATTGAGCAGGGCGTAATGAATGAGGTAGAGATTGGTCAGCTCGCCCCCGGCGACCTGCTGCTCGTCCGTCCGGGCGAGCTGATTCCGGCTGACGGCAGGGTGTACCGCGGCGAATCGGCAGTGGACCAGTCTTCCATCACAGGGGAGCCGCTGCCGGTTGATAAAATGGCCGGAAGCGAAGTATACGCAGGCACCGTCAACGGTGAAGGTCCGCTTTATGTCGAAGTTACGACTGCAGCAGAGAACACGCTTTTTGCAAAAATCATCCGGATGGTCGAGGAAGCGGAAACCGAGGTGCCGGATTCACAGCGTTTCATTAAACGTCTGGAATCGGTGTATGCCCGGGTCGTCGTAGCGGCAACTGCGGGCCTGATTGTGCTGCCGCCTTTCCTGCTGGGCTGGAGCTGGAGTGATACCTTTTACAAGGCTATGGTTTTTCTTGTCGTTGCTTCCCCGTGCGCTCTCGTATCGTCCATTATGCCGGCCATGCTGTCAGCAATCTCCAAAAGTGCGCGGAAAGGGATCCTTTTTAAAGGAGGGGTCCATTTGGAGAACATGGCTAAAGTGTCCGTGGTTGCCTTTGACAAAACAGGCACATTGACCGAAGGGGTTCCCCGGGTAACTGATTTTATCGCTGGCCCGGGCTATAACCGGCATGAACTGCTGGCAGCCAGTGCATCGGTTGAGGCGCTGTCCCGTCACCCGCTCGCGGAGGCGGTAGTCCGTCTGGCCGAAGAGGAGGGCGCGGAGCTGCGCAGTGTTCAGGAGAGCCGGGCGGTAACCGGCTGGGGGATCGAAGGACAGATTGACGGGACTCTGTGGCGGATCGGGAAAACCAATATTCTTGATGAAGCAGAGGCCGGGGATGCGGCGGAAGAGCTGGAGCATTGGAGAACGCTGCGCAGAGAGTTTGAGGAAGCGGGCAAAACAGTGTCATTGATCCTTGAAGGAGAGCGCATTGCCGGGATGATTGCACTGGAGGATACGGTGCGGCCGCAGGCTGCGGATGCGGTGCGCAAGCTGCAGAAGCTTGGGCTTAAGGTAGCGATGCTGACCGGTGACCGGGCGGTAGCCGCAAATGCAATAGCTGCCCAGACGGGAGCCGACTACGTGTTTGCCGGTCTTTTACCGGAGGATAAAGTAACGCGGATTCAGGCGCTGCGTGAACAATACGGCCAGGTCATTATGGTTGGCGACGGTGTGAATGATGCTCCTGCACTGGCAGCGGCGACCGTGGGCATGGGAATGGGCATGAAGGGCAGCGGTGCAGCACTGGAAATTGCCGATGTTGTGCTGATGAATGATAATATTGAAGAGATTGCTTCCACCATAGCACTGGCCCGCCGCACACAGCGGATCGTGAAGCAGAACATGATTTTTGCGGTGACCGTCATTGCTGCGCTGATGATCAGCAACTTTGTACAGGGGATCGCACTTCCGTTTGGCGTGGTTGGCCATGAGGGCAGCACCATTCTGGTCATTCTTAACGGACTGCGTCTTTTGCGCTGA